A window from Telopea speciosissima isolate NSW1024214 ecotype Mountain lineage chromosome 8, Tspe_v1, whole genome shotgun sequence encodes these proteins:
- the LOC122672760 gene encoding gibberellin 2-beta-dioxygenase 8-like isoform X1 produces MSGQDLSSYPLLFFQPSESAQTVEPAESFPPILDESDLLPCIDLQKLNPVEIGKACRDWGMFRLVNHGIPMELTAQLQEESKKLFSLPFESKKARIQSPLSYFWGTPALTPNGVVITKEVQNVNRMEGIFTILNQLPQMLGDDPVLHSFRSLLEEYGRHMARLGRCLFEALRKNVGMDPTLSQSYLSESTGTFRVYRYLQCSEPNKAEGLGAHTDSTVLSILNQNEVGGLQICKDDRWMEIRPITNTLIVNIGDMFQVMSNDEYKSVKHRVMNKREERISICYFVFPEGDGVIHSTKYKPFTYKDFRAQVQEDLKTIGFKVGLQRFRVP; encoded by the exons atgTCTGGACAGGACCTCTCATCTTACCCTCTGCTCTTTTTCCAGCCAAGCGAGTCAGCTCAAACAGTCGAACCGGCCGAATCGTTCCCACCGATCTTGGATGAGTCGGATCTTCTCCCCTGCATAGATCTACAGAAGCTGAACCCGGTGGAGATTGGAAAGGCTTGTAGGGACTGGGGCATGTTCCGATTGGTCAACCATGGAATCCCAATGGAGCTCACGGCCCAGCTTCAAGAGGAGTCGAAGaagctcttctctctcccctttgaaTCTAAGAAGGCCAGGATCCAAAGCCCATTGTCCTACTTTTGGGGTACACCTGCCCTTACTCCCAATGGAGTGGTCATAACAAAAGAAGTCCAGAACGTGAATAGGATGGAGGGTATCTTTACGATTCTGAACCAACTGCCTCAAATGCTAGGAGATGATCCTGTGTTGCACTCTTTCAG GAGTTTATTGGAGGAATATGGGAGGCACATGGCTCGACTGGGTCGATGCCTATTCGAAGCTCTAAGGAAGAACGTAGGCATGGATCCAACATTATCTCAATCGTATCTATCCGAATCCACTGGGACGTTTCGGGTTTACCGCTACCTTCAGTGCTCCGAACCCAACAAAGCAGAAGGACTTGGTGCCCACACCGATAGCACTGTCCTCTCTATATTGAATCAGAATGAAGTTGGAGGCTTACAGATCTGCAAAGATGATAGGTGGATGGAAATAAGGCCAATCACCAACACCCTCATCGTTAACATTGGTGACATGTTTCAG GTGATGAGCAACGATGAATATAAGAGTGTGAAACATAGAGTGATGAACAAACGAGAGGAAAGGATCTCAATATGCTATTTCGTGTTCCCTGAGGGCGATGGTGTAATTCACAGCACAAAATATAAGCCCTTCACTTACAAGGACTTCAGAGCACAGGTGCAAGAAGACTTGAAGACCATTGGTTTCAAGGTAGGGCTCCAGCGATTCA GGGTTCCATA G
- the LOC122672760 gene encoding gibberellin 2-beta-dioxygenase 8-like isoform X2, with the protein MSGQDLSSYPLLFFQPSESAQTVEPAESFPPILDESDLLPCIDLQKLNPVEIGKACRDWGMFRLVNHGIPMELTAQLQEESKKLFSLPFESKKARIQSPLSYFWGTPALTPNGVVITKEVQNVNRMEGIFTILNQLPQMLGDDPVLHSFRSLLEEYGRHMARLGRCLFEALRKNVGMDPTLSQSYLSESTGTFRVYRYLQCSEPNKAEGLGAHTDSTVLSILNQNEVGGLQICKDDRWMEIRPITNTLIVNIGDMFQVMSNDEYKSVKHRVMNKREERISICYFVFPEGDGVIHSTKYKPFTYKDFRAQVQEDLKTIGFKVGLQRFSHT; encoded by the exons atgTCTGGACAGGACCTCTCATCTTACCCTCTGCTCTTTTTCCAGCCAAGCGAGTCAGCTCAAACAGTCGAACCGGCCGAATCGTTCCCACCGATCTTGGATGAGTCGGATCTTCTCCCCTGCATAGATCTACAGAAGCTGAACCCGGTGGAGATTGGAAAGGCTTGTAGGGACTGGGGCATGTTCCGATTGGTCAACCATGGAATCCCAATGGAGCTCACGGCCCAGCTTCAAGAGGAGTCGAAGaagctcttctctctcccctttgaaTCTAAGAAGGCCAGGATCCAAAGCCCATTGTCCTACTTTTGGGGTACACCTGCCCTTACTCCCAATGGAGTGGTCATAACAAAAGAAGTCCAGAACGTGAATAGGATGGAGGGTATCTTTACGATTCTGAACCAACTGCCTCAAATGCTAGGAGATGATCCTGTGTTGCACTCTTTCAG GAGTTTATTGGAGGAATATGGGAGGCACATGGCTCGACTGGGTCGATGCCTATTCGAAGCTCTAAGGAAGAACGTAGGCATGGATCCAACATTATCTCAATCGTATCTATCCGAATCCACTGGGACGTTTCGGGTTTACCGCTACCTTCAGTGCTCCGAACCCAACAAAGCAGAAGGACTTGGTGCCCACACCGATAGCACTGTCCTCTCTATATTGAATCAGAATGAAGTTGGAGGCTTACAGATCTGCAAAGATGATAGGTGGATGGAAATAAGGCCAATCACCAACACCCTCATCGTTAACATTGGTGACATGTTTCAG GTGATGAGCAACGATGAATATAAGAGTGTGAAACATAGAGTGATGAACAAACGAGAGGAAAGGATCTCAATATGCTATTTCGTGTTCCCTGAGGGCGATGGTGTAATTCACAGCACAAAATATAAGCCCTTCACTTACAAGGACTTCAGAGCACAGGTGCAAGAAGACTTGAAGACCATTGGTTTCAAGGTAGGGCTCCAGCGATTCAGTCATACATAA
- the LOC122672760 gene encoding gibberellin 2-beta-dioxygenase 8-like isoform X3 produces MSEQDFSSYPPFFIQPSESARTVEQAELFPPILDESDLLPCIDLQKLNPEEIGKACRDWGMFRLVNHGIPMELTAQLQEESKKLFSLPFASKKARIQSPLSYFWGTPALTPNGVVITKEVQNVNRMEGIFTILNQLPQMLGDDPMLHSFRSLLEEYGRHMARLGRCLFEALRKNVGMDPTLSQSYLSESTGTFRVYRYLQCSEPNKAEGLGAHTDSTVLSILNQNEVGGLQICKDDRWMEIRPITNTLIVNIGDMFQVMSNDEYKSVKHRVMNKREERISICYFVFPEGDGVIHSTKYKPFTYKDFRAQVQEDLKTIGFKVGLQRFRVP; encoded by the exons atgTCGGAACAGGATTTCTCATCTTACCCTCCTTTCTTTATCCAGCCAAGCGAGTCAGCTCGAACAGTCGAACAGGCCGAATTGTTCCCACCGATCTTGGATGAGTCGGATCTTCTCCCCTGCATAGATCTACAGAAGCTGAACCCGGAGGAGATTGGAAAGGCTTGTAGGGACTGGGGCATGTTCCGATTGGTCAACCATGGAATCCCAATGGAGCTCACGGCCCAGCTTCAAGAGGAGTCGAAGaagctcttctctctcccctttgcATCTAAGAAGGCCAGGATCCAAAGCCCATTGTCCTACTTTTGGGGTACACCTGCCCTTACTCCCAATGGAGTGGTCATAACAAAAGAAGTCCAGAACGTGAATAGGATGGAGGGTATCTTTACGATTCTGAACCAACTGCCTCAAATGCTAGGAGATGATCCTATGTTGCACTCTTTCAG GAGTTTATTGGAGGAATATGGGAGGCACATGGCTCGACTGGGTCGATGCCTATTCGAAGCTCTAAGGAAGAACGTAGGCATGGATCCAACATTATCTCAATCGTATCTATCCGAATCCACTGGGACGTTTCGGGTTTACCGCTACCTTCAGTGCTCCGAACCCAACAAAGCAGAAGGACTTGGTGCCCACACCGATAGCACTGTCCTCTCTATATTGAATCAGAATGAAGTTGGAGGCTTACAGATCTGCAAAGATGATAGGTGGATGGAAATAAGGCCAATCACCAACACCCTCATCGTTAACATTGGTGACATGTTTCAG GTGATGAGCAACGATGAATATAAGAGTGTGAAACATAGAGTGATGAACAAACGAGAGGAAAGGATCTCAATATGCTATTTCGTGTTCCCTGAGGGCGATGGTGTAATTCACAGCACAAAATATAAGCCCTTCACTTACAAGGACTTCAGAGCACAGGTGCAAGAAGACTTGAAGACCATTGGTTTCAAGGTAGGGCTCCAGCGATTCA GGGTTCCATA G